In a genomic window of Besnoitia besnoiti strain Bb-Ger1 chromosome XI, whole genome shotgun sequence:
- a CDS encoding hypothetical protein (encoded by transcript BESB_019710) has product MAVTRFAAFWVAVFAFVAAHDPGACHGFMTCADARVLSGLLGFILRRRKQEETGGGDAAEEKEDAENSQEEADQKEIPDEEETATTTTAAPPAPPSPKTILLWEEEPDTMSVPHTPLPPLRGMGLMLMAVMLSLAFDLKNFPLFVGSFGIMQYADSIIERMRARSAAVDSAKRFEQRREMMRARRRRRWLQAFYSRQALDYAQQQDARELDELQKGENAPEAVKGDGGDAVQVVSDLQGGRPIPISEVAPEPPGELDKS; this is encoded by the coding sequence ATGGCGGTCACGCGTTTCGCCGCGTTCTGGGTAGCCGTTTTTGCGTTTGTTGCGGCGCACGACCCAGGTGCTTGCCACGGTTTTATGACTTGTGCTGACGCGCGGGTGCTGAGCGGCCTCCTGGGCTTCATTCTACGGAGGCGCAAgcaggaggagacagggggCGGCGATGCAgccgaggagaaagaagacgcagaaaactCGCAAGAGGAAGCCGACCAGAAGGAGATTCCTgatgaagaggagacagcgacgaccACCACCGCTGCACCCCCAGCCCCGCCATCTCCGAAGACGATTTTGCTTTGGGAAGAAGAGCCCGATACCATGTCTGTGCCTCACActccgcttcctccactCCGAGGGATGGGTCTCATGTTGATGGCCGTCatgctctctctcgctttcgACCTGAAGAACTTCCCGTTGTTCGTCGGTAGCTTCGGGATCATGCAGTACGCAGACTCGATTAtcgagcgcatgcgcgctcgGTCTGCTGCCGTCGACTCCGCGAAACGCTTTGAACAACGCCGAGAAATGatgcgagcgaggcgaagaagacgctggCTCCAAGCTTTTTACTCGCGTCAAGCCCTTGACtatgcgcagcagcaggacgcTCGCGAGCTTGACGAACTCCAAAAGGGAGAAAACGCGCCAGAGGCAGTCAAGGGCGATGGCGGAGATGCCGTCCAGGTCGTGAGCGACCTCCAAGGCGGCAGGCCTATCCCGATCTCCGAAGTCGCGCCCGAACCGCCGGGAGAGCTAGACAAATCCTGA